The Musa acuminata AAA Group cultivar baxijiao chromosome BXJ1-8, Cavendish_Baxijiao_AAA, whole genome shotgun sequence genomic sequence ATAAAGAAGAAATGATTATCAACCAGCTTAGTGATAATGGGATGTCTGATGTAACACAGCATAGTGGTCATGGGGAGCATAGGGAGGAGGCAAACAGCAGTAGTGATGAATATGATGTTGATGGCCGTGCAGATGCTCATGGATCAACTTCGTGCAGAGATGGTGGGAGAAATCTGCAGGTCCAGACACAAGATTGTGCAGAGAATATAGCATCTACTTCAAAGGAGGATAGCCCAACTGAAATTATCAACCAACTTGGTCAAATCACGGAGCAAACAAGTGAACGGCCAAAGAGAAAAAGACCTCGAGTAAGTGCTGTATCTTCTGACAAACAGGCAGCTCCAACTCAGAATGAGCACATACCAGGGGAAATGACAAATGCTAGACCAGATATGAATGGCACAAACATCTCGAGGTTGATCCGTCATACACCAAGTGTTCATAACAAGGCCTATTTGAATCCAAATCCAAAGCATCAAGAGAGAGATCTTCGAAGCAAATGCCTTGCACTGCGATCTGGGATTAGCAACCTTGAAAGCTTGCATTCTGTCAATGTTGCTACAGAAAACATGGGTGTTGGTTATCAACCATTAGTGTTCCCAGACGTTGGGAATAATGAGTTGCAGTATGCTACCACAATTGATAATGGGGCCAACTGTGAATTTTATAACTCATCAGGGGGCTTCAGTATCCTGCAAGATAAGCAACAGCACCCTATCTCTGTTATTAGTCATGGAATAAGGTCTGACAATAGTGGTAATCCTGTCGAGAATAATTCTTATGACTATTTGACGACACCAAATGTGAATTCGCATACAGGTTTTGGAGACATGCATTTATTCATAGACGAACCATTCGGCACTGAACAAGATAAGTTTGTTGGCAATTCGTTCGGACTGCCATTAGATTTTATTGGGATCAGCAGCCCAACCTCAATTCCTGATCTTGGTGACATACTGCATGATGATGACCTAATGGAGTATTTGGGAACATGAGTAAGATTATTGTCATGGGGTTTGCCGTTATCGTCAATCTTCTCTGCTAACTTTGATCACCAAGGTCGCACATTGTTTACCAAGACCTGCCCTACAAGTACTGAAGTTTTTCTAGGTGTGTGTATGATGTGCTTTCTGTTTTCTTTGCTTGCAGTGATTGGATACTTATGGCTTTAATCTGCAATACTTTTAACAAAAAGTAGCGGCCAGTAGTATCATGCAAATTGAAATATAgaattgataaaaaaatgataGAGAATTGAATAAATCTAACATAAAAACTGTGAAGTAAAGTCTTCATTGCGTGGATTGTATCAACATCCCCCATAAAATATTTAGTTTAAGAACTTTATACTTGTGGATATATGTTTACCAACAAAAATGGAAATTTCATAACAAAGCATGAAGTATTTTCGGCCAAAAGATTCAATTTGGGCAGTGCTAGCTTAACAGATAAAATtgttctctcttcttcctttttctaatGTAGGGTTTAGTAGCTGATTTGGTCTGATTGAGCTGAACCAACAGAAACAAGACCAGGCTATTGGATCATTCAAAGGGTATGTTTTAGAGTTCTTGATTTGTTACCAGTTCGACAGAATGGTTGATTCCTCAGTAACAGTCCTTTCCTCATCCTCAATGGTGTCACCTCTCTCTCCCAACCTCCTGGAAAGCTGTCATAAGTATCTAAACAGgtaacatttttttaaaaatctcTTTCTATTGTGTGATGCCTGTGTTGTCACGACAATGTATTAGACCATGCTAATTTAACACACACACCATGTCAGTCGACAAGCAGCATagttgcatgtcatgtcatcagaaCATGTGAAAAGTATCTGTTCTGTTTTCTAGTTTGACAATGGAATTTGAGCATGAGATTGGAGAGCAATTGAATTAAACGCTGCATTAGATTTTTAGCTTAGAAGATCTTAAGCATAAAAAATACAGAAATAAGCAAAGTGCATGTGTTTACTGATTTCATCCGTGACAATACAATACCAACTAATAGGCATAGTTTTCAATTAGTATTGCATTCAAACATTACAAATTCATGTCAGGCATGAAGATGTGGCTTTCTGCCTTGTGTTAGGGTGTTTTGTCAGGAGAAGCAAAAACCATTGGAGATGATTTCTTGCAAGTAGACAGATTTTGATGCTTATTTTTTCTCTCATGTAGAGTACTGACTCTATCTTGGACATCTTTATCTTCTCCTCTCAGATCGAAGGTGTCTTGTGAATAACATGGGAAGCTTGATCTTGGATCGAAGATGGTCATAACTGATGTTGGGATCCTGAACTGGTACATAACAATGATCCCCTCGAAAGTTCGGCTGTGGGTTTCTAGATAGAAGCTTTACAGGTTTATCAGATATCAATCTATTCATAACTTCATGGAGTATCGCTAAAGTATATTTTCGCAACGAGCCATCAATCACCATAAAATGTCTCTGCCTTTGAGTTGAGGACATATTGTTGTTCATGTCATGTCAAATTGATAACGAGGGTGGTTTAATCCCTTGTTCAGTTGTTAGTTTAGAGAGACTACACATCGCCTACTAATTGCTCGTGGTTAGTAAGTGTTGTCCATATCTTATAGAACTTCTGCTTTCTTCCTTTTTAATAATGTAAAATAGTGGAACTCCTTCTATCTTGACAGTATTGAGTGAATAAATGAAGAGATAAATACAGAAATAAATGTTGTTCAAAATGTGACATGATGTCAGAATATCCAAAACAGAAGTAAAGAACAGCTTAAGTAGTTGATCTCCAAGGGTCCTTGATTGTTCCTCGCCTTGCTTGGGGTTGATCATCATGTATAGTCTCAACTCAAGTTGGCCTTCAAGTGAACCACacaagaaagaaacaaagaataCTTTTCTAGCCATGGACTTCCTCACCATGGACTTCCTGACAAAGTTCGCACTGTGAAGTCTCACCTCCCGGAGGAAATTGTGACCTGGAGCTCGTCGCACTCCTCCATCATCAGCTTCATGATCCTGTGCGACTGCCATCTTCCTCAGCTTTTCTCGTCAGCAAGAGAGTTCGGTGTGGATGACTCCTCTCATGGTGATTTCCTCTTTGTGAATAGGAAGAGAGGTCTCTTGTTGTTAATAGCTACATCACTTAATTCTGTCGACAGCAGTTCCAGCAAGGAAGCAAGCGAGGGCCAATGGAGAGAACCAAGCTCAGGGTTTCATACAAGCAAATTAAAAGGCATGAATTTATATGGAGTTAGAGCTGAACTGAGGttactcttcttttcttctttggatGCAGATAAATGAGATCTCCGACCTCCAAAGTATAGTGGTATCTGCAAGCACACTTCGTGATGTGTTGTCGTCTAGCAAAATGGAATTTGAATGACAGAATATATCTGAGAAAAGTGAAATCAAGAGGAATCCATTACCCTCACTAGAGTTAGAACTCCAGAAAACTTGaaggtttttcttctctttccagTCTTTGAGCTAGTAGATAAAATTGTTTTGCTCCGTTTATCCTTTCTTACTGTAGGTTGGTTGGACCGACTGTCTTCCCACTGCAGTTGATTCTCCATGGTTAGCAGTTAAAAAGATTGTGAGAGCTAGTTAACTTTTCACTCACCGTCCTTAATATCAGAAAAACCTCGGAGTAttggagctaattatatattatttttatataattaattattttttatacttttgattcatattttttaaaagttatattgagatttttatatttataaataaaaaatatttagggtTCTACCATCAGATATCTTCCTTTCCTCATGTTATGTAGCTTCTGGTTTAATTAATCAGGTGTGTGTTTTTTTGATATGGCTGCCACATCTTTATTAACAGAGAGTAGTATTGTAGTATAACCTATTTGTCAATCTGCATGAAGGTCAAGATGAGAAAACATGAACTACTGCATCTGTCTTATATGATTCTAGTAAACATCACTAttgacagaaaagaaaaaaaaaaagaaatcatagaAATGCCTCACCAGATGCAGCTGAGTAAGTTAATCATATGAAATCTATCAATCTACTCTCACCTTACTGTAGCTGCTAGATGAACTCAGGAAATAAATGGTGGCACCATTGAAGATTGCACGGTTTACAGCCTGCCTCATTCCATTTGTTGGTTGCACAAAAAGCATTCAGAGATTAATTGTCAGAGGACAAACATCCATGCATTTTGTCATAACATAATAAAGCAGggcaataaaatttaattatgaaaCAATGCAAGAGTACATATTTGACCACTGTAGACATAAATAATGTCTTAATATCTTTCTATCATACCAACAAGCAGTAAGATATAAATGTCAGAAGACAAATATCCATGTATTTTGTCataacataataaaatttaattatgaaatGATGCAAGAGCACATATTTGACCACTGTAGAGATAAATAATGTCTTAATATCTTTCTATCAGACCAAAAAGGTCATtgagatattttatatatatttataaaatactTCTAAAATTGAATTTAGGAAAATTATTCAGTTTCTATGTGTAATATATCCCTCCCAGGGCAGTGGGCGGTGACCAGATCCCTCGCCTCGGTCTGAGCGCCATAAGCGGGAGGAGATACTAGATAGATAAGATGCCCACGTCCACCTTGATTGCTGTCTCGATTCCCTTCACGACCCGGTGAGCCCGACCGTGTCGACCTAACTTCACACTACTGCACATGACTTGTTGGTGCCGCGGCCTAATAGGAGGGTAAGAGGTGAATATAACTCGCTTCGGCGTTCTAAAATATCTGCTGCTGCGCTTTTTGAGCTTTTCCGTCCACCTCTCGCGTCGTCTCCATGGGTGAAGAACCTGGCGGCGCCGCCCCCGGGTCGGAGAAGGCCGCGGAGACGGCGGTACGGCTGGTCGACGAAGAGCGGCGGGCCGCTCTGCTGCGGCGCATAACGGAGGAGGGCGGATTTGCATACGTGAGCTCTGCGGAGAAGGCGGCCGGCGGCGATCTCCGGGCAGCGGAGGCGGCGCGGGAGATGGCGTGGGAGCAGCTCCACTCCGGGCCCTGGCACGAGGTTGTCCCCGCGTGGCGGGAAGCCTACGCGATGGCGTGCCTCCACGTGGCGGAGCTCCGGGCCGGGGCCGGCGAACGGAAAGAAGCCCTACGGGCGCTTGACATGGGCCTAATCATGGGTGGGCCGCTACTCCGGCGTGACCTCGACGCGGCCGTGGAGAGGATCGCGGCCGGGAAGGGCTCCGAGAACGATGCGGCCGCCAACGTTGGGGATTGTGCCGACAAGTGGTGGGAGGGAATCTCTAAGAACCGAGACTTGGCAGAGGTTATGAGGCTCAGACTAACAGATAAAAATCATTCTTTTAATATAGCGCAGAATTTTCCTGTCAATATAGTTCTAGTATTGAATCCATTTGATCTATGggtataattcacttagttatgtTTTGGTAGGATGTTATTTGGATAATTTTCATACCTTTCTTTTCCGGATTTGATGTTTGGAATTGATTTTGGTGTTCATCGATTGCTTTCGACGTACAACTCCACTTTATACTGAATTAATCACAGTTATAGTTTCATTTCTCGTTCTTTTCTGCGTCAACTTTTGGTTCTTTCTTGAGTACGTTATCCTTTTGTTTTCTTTGCTTTCTTAGTTTTACTTCTTCCAAGTttattgtctttttctttttggggTAATATAGTCAAGACCTTATAGATCTTTCAATTTCTTTCGCTGCTTTGAAATGATGAACGAAGATTGCCTAAAGTTGGTTTTCATAGTTAAATTTCGAGTTTTGGACCATAAAGAATAGTGTTTTgtaaattttcataaaaaatacgTATCTTTTCCTTGAAGAATACGAAATCATAAGTGCTATTGAATATGTTTGAGAAGTTGAATTGCTTTTGTGCATCTGTGAGTGGGTGCTTTGTTCAGTGATATTGCACATGGAAAACTATATAAATGAGCCATGCTATAATTTTGTGAACTTGTCTTGTAGGCACTTTCCATTCTGCCAAGCAGATCGCTATCCTGTAAGAAAGTCGAAAAGCAATCATCCCTTTCTTTGGAGACATTCATATATGATTACTTTTTACGTGATTCTCCAGTCATAATCAGTGGCTGCATTGATCATTGGCCAGCAATGACGAGGTGGAAAGACATTGAATACTTAAAGAGGGTAGCAGGAGATCGAACTGTTCCCATTGAGGTGAATAGTCTTTCTTTTTGTTGCTGAATTTATGCCATCGTGACAGCAGTTTCCATATGAATGGTAGGCTTAATCCATCATTTGCATTGAAAAACTCTAGAGCCTAAGAGATGAACCAAACCAATGAACTTTTATATAGGGTCTCGGGTTGTTATTTCTGATTCATAAATAGCAGTGTGTTATTCTCCCTATATTTCAAGATatccttgattttttttcttttcaagctTCTTTACTGTAATAAATTTAAGAATAGTTCTGTATAAAGATGGCAATTACTACATACAGTCAAACGTAATATCATATACTGTTGGAATTACGAGGTGGCTTGCTTTTTTACATACAAATgatagcatgcatgcatgcgttgcAGATTTCACATGTTTTTAGTCTAAGTTTTGTGTTTGTCCTTGCGATCTAAACTGTGTTAATCTGTTCTAGCTCattaattttatgcaactatttgttTATAGTTGTTATCATATTGTTTTTCTCTGTTATTTTGAGCATGCAAATATCAGTCAGTCTTTCATTGGTTTCTAGAAATGAGCTTGTGCGGTAACAAGTTGTACTTATGCTAATTAAAACTTAAATACTAATCATTCTTTTGCTTCAAACTTTTAAGTTTGTATGTCTTGCACTAAAGCATTTAATGGCAAACTTGTCATTTACATAATTTATTCTCCTAATTATCCTCTTGCAATGATGATtgatgattcatgtataatactAGCCAAAGAGCAGACAGGCCTGAGAAACCTTAATATATATGCATTAAGTCCACATCGCTGCTTTTCCAACTTTGTTTTTTTATCACTATAATTTCTTTTGTCATTTGAAGAATTGGTACCTTTAATTTGATAGTGCCATTTACTTTATTCACATTGATATCAGCAGCTTCCACGTACATGCGTTCCTTGTCTTGATTACTCTAGCTCGGTCAGCTAAATTTTGTTCtgtttgataaatataaattttcaaatataagAGTTGAAACTTCATCTCTCTTATGAGGAAAAAAGGGATATGTTGATCTTGAAAATGACTTCTTAACCTGAAGCTGATTCATGTTTAGGTTGGCAAAAACTATCTCTGCTCTGAGTGGAAGCAAGAGCTGATTACCTTCTCTCAGTTTCTTGAGAGGATTCAATCAACTAACTGCCCTGCCAACTTGCCATACCTAGCTCAGCATCCAGTGTTTGATCAGGTACCTCAACAATTTTCCAGTACTTTCTGCCATCAGACAAATGGTATGTGTCAATAACTGTTGCTAACAAACTGGTAGATTCGAGAGCTACGTGATGACATAATGATTCCAGATTACTGCTTTGCTGGTGGCGGCGAACTCCGGTCTCTTAATGCTTGGTTTGGTCCACTTGGTACAGTGACACCCTTGCACCATGATCCTCATCATAATCTTTTTGCTCAGGTACATTGAGATCACTTTATTTAAGTTAAATGCTAGCACATCAAATGCTCTATATGTACCTTGGTATTGCTAACTGCATGGTAAAGTGCAAATGACAAATTCACCCATAGTTAAAATACTACACAGGTTAGTATCATTATTTtatactacaacaacaacaacaactataaaactataagtcccaactatttacgATTGGCTATACGGATCTTTTGTCgtcattgagatatgtaaaaaaccatatgtttaattaagttcaGAGTACTCTTTATTTATGGTttctattaaagtttttttaggCTTTCTTCTATCTCTACTTgtaccactaatattaattattttacctcttCTAACTATCGCATTTGGAGGTCTCCTCAATTAAATGATTTTCTTTCATCTCATTCTCTATCAAAGTGATAtctagttgttcacgaataaagatatttcttttcctatctttcatAGTAACCCCACATATCCATCTCAATATTTTCATCTTGGCAATACAAATTTTTTGTATATGGTTTTTCTTAACTACACAACACTTagatccataaagcattgttggtctcacaacagtcttatgaatattttcttttaatctcaaaggttattagatgatcacacaagactcttgATGTCCCTCGCCATTGTAACTATCTTGTTTTTACtctgaataatatcttcatcgatctctttatcttattgaataattgatccaagatccttaaaatttttttttagagGGACTTATTgtccatccaatttaactatatcCTCTTATTTATTTCTAgaatcattaaaattatattttatatattttgttttagtcctacttactcaagtttataattaattctactTGAGATCTCATCAACTAggacaatatcatcaacaaataacatatatcaaggaggtcTATTATGTAAGTGACTCGTAAGCTCATCTATTATCAATGTAGAAAGGTAAGGATTTAATGCCGATCTTTGATGTAATCTTATACTAATAAAAAATTCACTAGACACACTCCCTATAATTCTAACACTAATAACTCACTAGACACACTTTTGGGCGACCTCCTAGCTCACAGTTTACAATTCGGGCCACATAAGTGGTGAAGGTGCCTCGCGTCACTTTCGGATGACGACCCAGCTCTATACTGAAATCGATTAAGATCCATGTTCATAAGATCTGATATAATTTTACATTGGTTGTCAATGACCTAACGCAACTTTCCACCGTTTTCATCCGGGCTTGAGACCAGCATTGGCGGTGTTATAGaatcattattttatatcttcCTTTTTACTCCCCCCTGGTTGCTGCAAACACTTGACTGTTTGCGGGATTCTACACATCAGCAGTTGTGTCTGCCTAACACACAAAAAACCCTAGCTATGTCTGCCAGCCTTCTATGGTTGATAAAGAGAGAAGTTGGATGGATTCAAGGATCTATTTCCCGAGAAAAAGGACTTTTTTTTTAACAGGATGCTTTATTTGCTTTCTGACACATAACTATACCTGGATTATATGGGTCGACCAAATTTATAGAGTTGAACAGTTGGTTTGATGAAACCTGTTTGGTAATTTTCTATGCAGCAACCTTAGATTATATTTTTTGCACACTGCTATGAATTATAGATTTGCTTGTATAAATGCTTGCTAATTATTGTTAATAAAATCAATTTATTTATAACCCAAGAAAGAATATGAAGATATGCAAAGTGTAGACCTAGTATATGCACCATAATGAAAATAATGGTCTTACTTTGTGATAAATTAATGAATGCACCTTAGCCATTTTATGTGAGCAACAATCTTAGAATTTTTTGTGTTGCTATTAGATTAGATGTTCAGGTGACCTAACTTCAATAACTTAAGCTATTGTTTACTGTGTTCACGTTTTGGAATTCATCTTTACTATTTGTAGATCAATCAAGTGAATGTTAGTGATTTTTGTGGTGTAAAAAAGACCAATTACCATTTATGTCTGGAGAAAAAGAACTTGATACTGGAATAGGTAAACTGTGTCTAGAAACTGATTCGAGTTAGGCATCTCATTTGTTAATTTAGGTAGTATATAGACAGTTGGAGTATTAGTAATTGAGGGCAATTATCTAGCATGTAGGATACTAAACTAATAAATTTATCAATGAGCTTCAGGTCTTATGCTCTAGATATGCATCTAGGCAAGGATTGTAATTTCATACCGTACTGAGTGGTATGCTTAGGTGTACCACtcagtatatatataataataataataataaggttaaaaaataataaaaaaggtgATGTCtcatttcttctccccatgcggagAGAAGAAACCGAGGAGAAgaatcggtatatatatatatatatatatatatatatataataataataataataataataataataataaagaagggCGAcgtcgacgtcgcctcgtttcttctccccatgtagGGAGAAGAAACTGAGCGTTCTCCTCACGAAGCCTCGGTGACATCGTCGAgccttcttctccccacgtggatGAGAAGTTGCCAACGATGCCGAGGGCTTATCGCCTCCTACGAGGAGGAGGCGATATCTCATCTACGGCATCTAGC encodes the following:
- the LOC135585473 gene encoding ETHYLENE INSENSITIVE 3-like 3 protein; the encoded protein is MDHMTMIAQDLGGDALDFEVDGAKYDNLNENDVSDEEIEPNELARRMWKDRVKLKRLKEREKLAAQQAASEISKPKQISDQALRKKMSRAQDGILKYMLKLMEVCNVRGFVYGIIPEKGKPVSGASDNIRAWWKEKVKFDKNGPAAIAKYEAGNFAAQNAQNGGSKSHHSLMDLQDATLGSLLSSLMQHCNPPQRKYPLEKGVPPPWWPSGNENWWIGLDLPKGHAPPYKKPHDLKKVWKVGVLTGVIKHMSPNIGKIKTHVRKSKCLQDKMSAKESSIWLGILNKEEMIINQLSDNGMSDVTQHSGHGEHREEANSSSDEYDVDGRADAHGSTSCRDGGRNLQVQTQDCAENIASTSKEDSPTEIINQLGQITEQTSERPKRKRPRVSAVSSDKQAAPTQNEHIPGEMTNARPDMNGTNISRLIRHTPSVHNKAYLNPNPKHQERDLRSKCLALRSGISNLESLHSVNVATENMGVGYQPLVFPDVGNNELQYATTIDNGANCEFYNSSGGFSILQDKQQHPISVISHGIRSDNSGNPVENNSYDYLTTPNVNSHTGFGDMHLFIDEPFGTEQDKFVGNSFGLPLDFIGISSPTSIPDLGDILHDDDLMEYLGT
- the LOC103996261 gene encoding lysine-specific demethylase JMJ30 isoform X3, which encodes MGEEPGGAAPGSEKAAETAVRLVDEERRAALLRRITEEGGFAYVSSAEKAAGGDLRAAEAAREMAWEQLHSGPWHEVVPAWREAYAMACLHVAELRAGAGERKEALRALDMGLIMGGPLLRRDLDAAVERIAAGKGSENDAAANVGDCADKWWEGISKNRDLAEALSILPSRSLSCKKVEKQSSLSLETFIYDYFLRDSPVIISGCIDHWPAMTRWKDIEYLKRVAGDRTVPIEVGKNYLCSEWKQELITFSQFLERIQSTNCPANLPYLAQHPVFDQIRELRDDIMIPDYCFAGGGELRSLNAWFGPLGTVTPLHHDPHHNLFAQVVGRKYIRLYPASASENLYPHAESMLSNSSQIPVNPVQKNIRKGS
- the LOC103996261 gene encoding lysine-specific demethylase JMJ30 isoform X2, which translates into the protein MGEEPGGAAPGSEKAAETAVRLVDEERRAALLRRITEEGGFAYVSSAEKAAGGDLRAAEAAREMAWEQLHSGPWHEVVPAWREAYAMACLHVAELRAGAGERKEALRALDMGLIMGGPLLRRDLDAAVERIAAGKGSENDAAANVGDCADKWWEGISKNRDLAEALSILPSRSLSFIISGCIDHWPAMTRWKDIEYLKRVAGDRTVPIEVGKNYLCSEWKQELITFSQFLERIQSTNCPANLPYLAQHPVFDQIRELRDDIMIPDYCFAGGGELRSLNAWFGPLGTVTPLHHDPHHNLFAQVVGRKYIRLYPASASENLYPHAESMLSNSSQVDLDNIDYQEFPKVEGLDFIDCVLEEGEMLYIPPKWWHYVRSLSTSFSVSFWWSATASSLQGT
- the LOC103996261 gene encoding lysine-specific demethylase JMJ30 isoform X1, whose product is MGEEPGGAAPGSEKAAETAVRLVDEERRAALLRRITEEGGFAYVSSAEKAAGGDLRAAEAAREMAWEQLHSGPWHEVVPAWREAYAMACLHVAELRAGAGERKEALRALDMGLIMGGPLLRRDLDAAVERIAAGKGSENDAAANVGDCADKWWEGISKNRDLAEALSILPSRSLSCKKVEKQSSLSLETFIYDYFLRDSPVIISGCIDHWPAMTRWKDIEYLKRVAGDRTVPIEVGKNYLCSEWKQELITFSQFLERIQSTNCPANLPYLAQHPVFDQIRELRDDIMIPDYCFAGGGELRSLNAWFGPLGTVTPLHHDPHHNLFAQVVGRKYIRLYPASASENLYPHAESMLSNSSQVDLDNIDYQEFPKVEGLDFIDCVLEEGEMLYIPPKWWHYVRSLSTSFSVSFWWSATASSLQGT